From the Bacteroidota bacterium genome, one window contains:
- a CDS encoding C40 family peptidase, which produces MYGICNLSIVPCRKEPSDKSEMVTQLLFGEHFEVLEEKKSWTLIRIAYDGYECWIDKKQFLPLNVKGINDSTTAVSTDLVQLAEGENGKMISILLGSSLPKFSNKEFYLGKEKYSFEGEATFPFAKNSPLKKGDERGLSEIAKWYLNTPYLWGGRSPFGLDCSGFTQMVFKLCGIKLKRDAHQQAEQGTTLSFLEEAKEGDLAFFDNEEGRIVHVGILLGDEKIIHASGKVRIDKLDHQGIYNEDLKKYTHRLRVVKRFI; this is translated from the coding sequence ATGTACGGAATTTGTAATCTCTCTATAGTTCCCTGCCGAAAAGAACCTTCGGATAAATCCGAAATGGTTACACAATTATTATTCGGAGAACATTTTGAAGTTCTCGAAGAAAAAAAATCCTGGACATTAATCCGCATTGCGTATGACGGCTACGAATGCTGGATAGATAAAAAACAATTCCTACCTCTGAATGTAAAAGGAATAAATGATTCTACTACTGCTGTCTCTACGGACTTAGTTCAATTAGCTGAAGGCGAAAACGGAAAAATGATTTCTATTTTACTCGGCAGTTCACTCCCGAAATTTTCTAACAAAGAATTTTATCTTGGAAAAGAAAAATATTCTTTCGAAGGAGAGGCAACTTTTCCCTTTGCAAAAAATTCCCCCTTAAAAAAGGGGGATGAAAGGGGGTTGTCCGAAATTGCAAAATGGTATTTAAACACTCCTTATCTCTGGGGCGGACGCTCACCTTTCGGTTTAGATTGTTCCGGGTTTACACAAATGGTTTTCAAACTCTGCGGAATAAAATTAAAGCGTGACGCACACCAGCAAGCCGAGCAAGGAACTACTTTGAGTTTTCTCGAAGAAGCCAAAGAAGGCGACCTCGCTTTCTTTGACAACGAAGAAGGAAGAATTGTTCACGTTGGAATTTTACTTGGCGATGAAAAAATTATTCACGCCTCAGGAAAAGTTCGCATAGATAAACTCGACCACCAGGGAATTTATAATGAGGATCTGAAAAAATATACGCACAGGTTGAGAGTTGTAAAACGTTTTATTTAG
- a CDS encoding acetyl-CoA C-acyltransferase — MREVFIVSAVRTPLGSFGGSLKDISATKLGATAIKGALAKIKLDAKVVQEVFMGCVLQANLGQAPARQAAKFAGLPDSVICTTVNKVCASGMKAIMLGAQTIALGEADVIVAGGMENMSSVPFYSENLRWGNKYGNVSMIDGLAKDGLTDVYHNNAMGVSADLCAKECNISRKEQDDFAIESYTHSANAWKAGKFNDEIVPVEIPQRKGDPILFKEDEEYKNVNFAKVPELRAVFTKDGTVTAANASTMNDGAAALVLMSKEKMTALGLKPIAKIVSYADAEQAPEWFTTTPSLAVPKAVAKGNLKMSDINYFELNEAFSVVGIVNMQKMKLDASKVNVNGGAVSLGHPLGCSGARIIVTLINVLKQNKAKYGAAGICNGGGGASAMVIENV, encoded by the coding sequence ATGAGAGAAGTGTTTATCGTTTCCGCAGTGCGAACTCCGCTTGGAAGTTTTGGCGGTTCATTGAAAGATATTTCAGCAACAAAACTCGGAGCAACTGCAATTAAAGGCGCGCTAGCGAAAATTAAATTAGACGCGAAAGTAGTGCAGGAAGTTTTTATGGGCTGTGTTCTGCAGGCAAATCTCGGACAAGCACCTGCTCGTCAGGCAGCAAAGTTTGCCGGGCTTCCCGACAGCGTGATTTGCACTACGGTAAATAAAGTCTGCGCATCGGGAATGAAAGCGATTATGCTGGGCGCGCAAACAATTGCATTGGGCGAAGCGGATGTGATTGTTGCAGGTGGAATGGAAAATATGAGTTCGGTTCCGTTCTATTCTGAAAATTTGCGCTGGGGAAATAAATATGGAAATGTTTCGATGATTGACGGGCTTGCGAAAGATGGTTTGACCGATGTGTATCACAATAACGCAATGGGCGTTTCTGCCGATTTGTGCGCGAAGGAATGCAACATCTCAAGAAAAGAACAGGATGACTTCGCTATAGAATCTTACACGCACTCTGCGAATGCATGGAAGGCAGGAAAGTTCAACGATGAAATTGTTCCGGTAGAAATTCCCCAGCGCAAAGGCGATCCGATTTTATTTAAAGAAGATGAAGAATACAAGAATGTAAACTTCGCGAAAGTTCCTGAGCTGCGCGCGGTGTTTACAAAAGACGGAACTGTTACTGCGGCAAACGCTTCAACGATGAATGATGGAGCTGCTGCACTTGTTTTGATGAGCAAAGAAAAAATGACTGCGCTTGGATTAAAACCCATAGCGAAAATTGTTTCTTATGCAGATGCGGAACAAGCGCCTGAATGGTTCACCACTACTCCATCGCTTGCCGTTCCGAAAGCAGTTGCAAAAGGAAATCTGAAAATGTCTGACATAAATTATTTTGAACTGAACGAAGCATTTTCCGTAGTGGGAATTGTAAATATGCAAAAGATGAAACTTGATGCAAGCAAAGTAAATGTGAACGGAGGCGCGGTTTCTCTCGGGCATCCGCTCGGCTGTTCAGGCGCGAGGATTATTGTAACACTTATAAATGTTTTGAAACAGAACAAAGCAAAATATGGCGCTGCGGGAATTTGTAATGGAGGAGGAGGTGCGAGCGCGATGGTAATCGAAAATGTTTGA
- a CDS encoding methylated-DNA--[protein]-cysteine S-methyltransferase gives MENTLYKTYYESPAGLMEIMANDTGVTSILFVKKRVGQSKNNEHTTECLKQLHDYFNKERKTFSVSLDLIGTDFQKRVWNELLNIPFGKTISYLQLAINLGDKKCIRAAGTANGRNPVSIIVPCHRVIGSNGDLVGYGGGLDKKKFLLEHEGVLIQQELFA, from the coding sequence ATGGAAAATACTCTCTATAAAACCTATTATGAATCTCCTGCGGGACTTATGGAGATCATGGCGAATGATACAGGAGTTACTTCCATTTTGTTTGTGAAGAAACGCGTTGGACAAAGCAAGAACAATGAGCATACGACAGAATGCCTGAAACAACTTCACGATTACTTTAATAAAGAAAGAAAAACATTTTCCGTTTCGCTAGATCTGATAGGAACTGATTTTCAGAAAAGAGTCTGGAATGAACTGCTGAACATTCCTTTTGGAAAAACAATTTCTTATTTGCAACTCGCAATTAATCTCGGAGATAAGAAATGTATTCGCGCAGCGGGAACTGCGAACGGAAGAAATCCTGTTTCAATTATTGTTCCTTGTCACCGTGTGATTGGTTCGAATGGAGATTTAGTTGGCTATGGCGGAGGATTGGATAAAAAGAAATTTTTATTAGAACACGAAGGCGTATTAATTCAACAAGAACTTTTTGCATGA
- the bshC gene encoding bacillithiol biosynthesis cysteine-adding enzyme BshC has protein sequence MKFHHVSLEKTNHFSKLFLDYINQEKNLSSFYKYSPSADSFSQAIKDISALKFNRKLLVDVITEQYAKTSNCQLPTANCQLLLDEKTFTVCTGHQLCLFTGPLYFIYKIISTINLAEALKKKYSAYNFVPVYWMASEDHDFVEVNHINLFGKKIEWNKKPGGPVGKFSTAGISEVISELKSLLDDSKNVAELIALFENAYLNHSDYASATRYLVNELFGKYGLVILDADDKRLKNEFREIIRDDMFNHTNFNLVNETIAQLKNNGYDAQVIPKEINFFLLSKKFRGWIDTAKVQSEPEEWKKKLVEETERFSPSVITRPLYQQKIFPNLAYVGGPAEISYWLEYIVMFDHHKIFFPVLIPRNFVHIDNEETSETEIFKGELQERHDNFIPFYLKHGRNLFDELKGNLNPFDFRFTILSEKE, from the coding sequence ATGAAATTCCACCACGTATCATTAGAAAAGACAAATCATTTTTCAAAACTGTTTCTTGATTATATCAACCAAGAGAAAAATCTTTCTTCTTTCTATAAGTATTCTCCATCTGCAGATTCTTTTTCCCAGGCAATAAAAGATATTTCTGCTCTTAAGTTCAATCGTAAGTTGTTGGTAGATGTAATTACTGAGCAATATGCTAAGACGAGTAATTGCCAACTGCCAACTGCCAACTGCCAACTTCTTCTTGACGAGAAAACATTTACAGTTTGCACCGGTCATCAATTGTGTCTCTTCACCGGCCCGCTGTATTTTATTTATAAAATAATTTCTACAATTAATCTTGCTGAGGCGTTGAAGAAAAAATATTCTGCTTATAATTTTGTCCCTGTTTACTGGATGGCAAGCGAAGACCATGATTTTGTAGAAGTGAATCACATCAATCTTTTCGGAAAGAAGATCGAATGGAATAAAAAACCAGGCGGACCTGTCGGGAAATTTTCTACAGCAGGAATTAGTGAAGTGATTTCAGAGTTGAAATCTCTTTTGGATGATTCAAAAAATGTGGCAGAGTTGATTGCTTTATTTGAGAATGCATATCTGAATCATTCGGATTACGCTTCTGCAACAAGATATTTAGTGAATGAACTTTTCGGCAAATACGGTTTGGTTATTCTCGATGCGGATGATAAGCGTTTGAAAAATGAATTCAGAGAAATTATCAGAGACGATATGTTCAATCACACCAACTTTAATCTCGTTAATGAAACAATTGCTCAGTTAAAAAATAACGGATATGATGCTCAGGTAATACCGAAGGAAATAAATTTTTTTCTTCTATCAAAAAAATTCCGAGGATGGATTGATACTGCAAAAGTTCAGTCAGAACCTGAGGAGTGGAAAAAGAAGCTTGTCGAAGAAACAGAACGATTCAGCCCGAGTGTGATTACCCGCCCTTTGTATCAGCAAAAAATTTTTCCCAACCTTGCTTATGTTGGCGGTCCCGCTGAGATTTCATATTGGCTGGAGTACATAGTCATGTTCGATCATCATAAAATATTTTTTCCGGTTTTAATTCCGCGCAACTTTGTTCACATAGATAATGAAGAGACATCCGAAACAGAAATTTTTAAAGGAGAACTGCAGGAACGCCATGATAATTTCATTCCTTTTTATTTGAAGCATGGTAGAAATCTTTTTGATGAATTGAAAGGAAATCTGAACCCGTTTGATTTTCGGTTCACTATTCTATCAGAAAAGGAATAG
- the pcaF gene encoding 3-oxoadipyl-CoA thiolase yields the protein MKSAYIIDGIRTPIGNFGGTLSVVRPDDLGAIVLKELLKRNSSIDPKEIGDVILGCANQAGEDNRNVARMSLLLAGLPYSVPGETVNRLCASGLSASISGARAIMVGDMDLVITGGVENMTRAPWVISKTSTPFGRDAQMFDSSFGWRFINPKMKEKYGTDGMGETAENLVERDKISREDQDKFALWSHQKATAAQKKGRFKKEIMGVEIPQKKGEVKLFENDEFIKPDTSMEILSKLKPAFRKDGSVTAGNSSGLNDGACAILLASEDAIKKYNLKPKARIVSSGVIGVEPRIMGIGPVEASNRALKKAGLTWKDIDIIELNEAFSAQSLACTRSWGLADNDSRINPNGGAIALGHPLGMSGARILNSAAIELHEQNKKYALVTMCIGVGQGYAVVIEKV from the coding sequence ATGAAAAGTGCTTATATCATAGACGGAATAAGAACTCCCATAGGAAATTTCGGAGGAACACTTTCTGTTGTTCGTCCCGATGATTTGGGAGCAATCGTTTTGAAAGAACTTCTGAAAAGAAATTCTTCCATTGATCCGAAGGAGATTGGAGATGTAATTCTAGGTTGTGCAAATCAGGCAGGAGAAGATAACCGTAATGTTGCGCGTATGAGTTTGCTTCTTGCCGGACTTCCTTATTCTGTTCCGGGAGAAACCGTAAATCGTTTATGCGCTTCAGGATTATCGGCAAGCATTTCTGGCGCACGAGCAATTATGGTTGGCGATATGGATTTAGTAATTACTGGCGGAGTTGAAAATATGACGCGTGCTCCATGGGTGATTTCAAAAACTTCTACGCCTTTCGGAAGAGACGCGCAAATGTTCGATTCAAGTTTCGGATGGAGGTTCATTAATCCGAAGATGAAAGAAAAATATGGTACAGATGGAATGGGAGAGACCGCAGAAAATTTAGTAGAGCGTGATAAAATCTCCCGTGAAGATCAGGACAAGTTCGCTCTTTGGTCTCATCAGAAGGCAACCGCTGCTCAAAAGAAAGGAAGATTCAAAAAAGAAATTATGGGAGTTGAGATTCCTCAGAAGAAAGGAGAAGTGAAATTATTTGAGAACGATGAATTCATCAAACCCGATACTTCGATGGAAATTCTTTCCAAACTCAAACCCGCTTTCAGAAAAGACGGCTCAGTGACTGCAGGAAATTCTTCCGGACTGAACGATGGTGCCTGCGCAATTCTTCTGGCTTCTGAAGATGCGATCAAAAAATATAATCTCAAACCGAAAGCAAGAATTGTTTCTTCCGGAGTTATCGGTGTTGAACCACGCATTATGGGAATTGGTCCGGTGGAAGCAAGCAATCGCGCTCTGAAAAAGGCAGGACTGACATGGAAAGACATTGATATCATTGAACTCAACGAAGCTTTTTCTGCTCAGTCACTTGCCTGCACACGTTCGTGGGGATTGGCAGATAACGATTCAAGAATAAATCCGAATGGTGGCGCAATTGCTCTCGGACATCCTCTCGGAATGAGCGGAGCAAGAATTCTGAACTCTGCTGCGATTGAATTGCACGAGCAAAATAAAAAGTATGCGCTGGTTACTATGTGCATCGGAGTAGGGCAGGGTTACGCAGTTGTGATTGAGAAAGTATGA
- a CDS encoding transferase hexapeptide repeat family protein, protein MIYKFKKYIPVIHKSSFVHPLASVTGNVTIGKNVFIGSGSAIRGDFGEIIIEDGCNVQENCIIHMFPGVTVRLQKGAHIGHGAIIHGAQIGKNVLVAMNSVIMDNVEIGNDCIIGALSLVTDGMKIPERKLVIGNPAKIIKDVSDEMLEWKTEGTKIYQQLTEDCLAQMKEAKPLREATAKKEKQKSNYNTWKKTKS, encoded by the coding sequence ATGATCTACAAATTCAAAAAATATATTCCAGTCATTCATAAATCTTCTTTTGTTCATCCGCTTGCTTCGGTGACTGGGAATGTGACCATCGGCAAAAATGTTTTTATCGGTTCAGGTTCTGCCATTCGCGGGGATTTCGGGGAAATAATTATTGAAGACGGCTGCAATGTGCAGGAGAACTGTATCATTCACATGTTTCCTGGTGTGACGGTGCGTTTACAAAAAGGCGCGCACATCGGTCATGGAGCAATTATTCACGGAGCGCAGATTGGAAAAAATGTTTTAGTCGCAATGAATTCGGTAATAATGGACAATGTGGAGATTGGTAATGACTGTATCATTGGTGCACTCTCGCTCGTTACAGATGGAATGAAAATCCCAGAGAGAAAACTTGTAATCGGCAATCCGGCAAAAATTATAAAAGATGTTTCGGATGAAATGCTGGAATGGAAAACAGAAGGAACAAAAATTTATCAGCAGTTAACAGAAGATTGCCTTGCGCAGATGAAAGAAGCAAAACCTTTAAGAGAAGCTACTGCTAAAAAAGAAAAACAGAAATCCAATTATAATACATGGAAGAAAACAAAATCATGA
- the rimO gene encoding 30S ribosomal protein S12 methylthiotransferase RimO: MKTKTLRKNKVNVITLGCSKNLVDSEVLMGQLKANNFEVEYSDELSDSNILVINTCGFIENAKQQSIETILNCVDAKRKGKVEKVYVTGCLSERYKDDLQKEITDVDAWFGTKDLPRLLKTLKADYKHELIGERLLTTPVHYAYLKISEGCDRPCSFCAIPIMRGKHVSIPIEKIIEETRNLVKNGTKEIILIAQDLTYYGLDIYKKRNLAELLEKLSDVNGLDWIRLHYAYPSGFPLEVLDVMREKKNICNYLDIPLQHISDNMLKSMRRGITKEKTIELAETIRERVPGIAIRTTLIAGYPGETKQDHEEMLEWIKESKFERLGVFTYSHEDDTHAFTLKDDVPQKEKQRRADAVMKVQQKISAELNKKMIGKTFKVLFDKKEGNYFIGRTEFDSPDVDNTILVEASPRPSPKDSEQKQVYVRIGDFAEVKIISAKEYDLIGEVVK; this comes from the coding sequence ATGAAAACAAAAACGCTCCGGAAAAATAAAGTCAATGTAATTACACTCGGTTGTTCTAAAAACTTAGTGGATTCTGAAGTATTAATGGGTCAGTTGAAAGCGAACAATTTTGAAGTTGAATATTCAGATGAATTAAGCGACAGTAATATACTGGTTATTAATACTTGCGGATTCATTGAAAATGCCAAGCAGCAATCCATTGAAACGATATTAAATTGTGTGGATGCAAAGAGAAAAGGAAAGGTTGAAAAAGTTTATGTGACCGGATGTTTGAGCGAGCGCTACAAAGATGATTTGCAAAAAGAAATTACTGATGTGGATGCATGGTTCGGAACGAAAGATTTGCCGCGACTTCTCAAAACTTTAAAAGCAGATTACAAACATGAACTGATTGGAGAGCGATTGCTCACTACCCCTGTTCATTACGCTTATTTAAAAATTTCAGAAGGATGCGACCGCCCTTGTTCTTTCTGTGCGATTCCGATTATGAGAGGCAAGCATGTTTCAATTCCAATAGAAAAAATCATTGAAGAGACAAGAAATCTTGTGAAGAACGGAACAAAAGAAATTATTCTCATCGCGCAGGATTTGACTTACTACGGTTTAGATATTTACAAGAAAAGAAATCTGGCTGAACTGCTGGAAAAACTTTCGGATGTAAACGGGCTGGATTGGATTCGTTTACATTACGCCTATCCAAGTGGATTTCCTTTGGAAGTTTTGGATGTGATGCGAGAAAAGAAAAACATTTGCAACTATCTCGACATTCCGCTTCAGCATATTTCGGATAATATGCTTAAGTCAATGCGCAGGGGAATTACGAAGGAAAAAACAATTGAGTTGGCGGAAACTATTCGCGAGCGCGTTCCGGGCATTGCAATTCGTACTACGCTCATTGCAGGCTATCCGGGAGAAACCAAGCAAGACCACGAGGAAATGCTGGAGTGGATAAAGGAATCAAAGTTTGAACGGCTGGGAGTTTTTACTTACTCGCACGAGGATGATACGCACGCATTCACGCTGAAGGACGATGTTCCGCAGAAAGAAAAACAAAGGCGAGCGGATGCAGTGATGAAAGTCCAGCAGAAAATTTCTGCCGAGTTAAATAAGAAGATGATCGGAAAAACTTTCAAAGTATTGTTCGATAAGAAAGAAGGAAACTATTTCATCGGCAGAACGGAATTTGATTCTCCTGATGTGGATAACACCATTCTTGTGGAGGCCTCACCCCGGCCATCTCCGAAGGATAGTGAGCAAAAGCAAGTTTATGTTCGTATTGGAGATTTTGCAGAGGTAAAAATTATTTCTGCAAAGGAATATGATTTGATCGGAGAAGTTGTAAAATGA
- a CDS encoding SpoIIE family protein phosphatase: protein MNPFKKFKNYFIGSALANTDDVFEKARIELMFDYSVFLLVMGCMFTGSVIANHNTWEIYLTTCFAIPSITSLLFILKKTKNVKYAGYLFVFMQIVMHIANGYINKYEPRIDGILWSITSIILVFFVLGKKWGLGITIFIILQYSLGAINASTGYKIFNYTIPPEQFLKESYFATLIPFALIVYGLTQILNTRTGAEKQIQEQKNKLEASHKELQLKNKDITDSINYAKKIQHAVLPNEETIYRSIPLSFILYKPRDIVSGDFFWFYEINRDNYIIVCADCTGHGVPGAMMTVIGSSLLNQTIVDNKITQPSQILLVLDNFINITLKQQKEHEHSVQDGMDLSLLKVDKAKKEFTFTSAKRPAVFIRNKEMTELKGSKHTLGGMITGCKVFNEVKMDYREDDIIYFYTDGFTDQFGGPKGKKFSSKQLKETFLNIHKQQMTEQKNKLSSILENWKGNLEQVDDIQVIGIRF, encoded by the coding sequence ATGAATCCTTTCAAAAAATTCAAAAACTACTTTATCGGCAGTGCACTTGCTAACACAGATGATGTTTTTGAAAAGGCGCGAATTGAATTAATGTTTGATTATTCAGTTTTTCTTCTTGTGATGGGATGTATGTTCACAGGCAGTGTAATTGCCAATCATAATACATGGGAAATTTATCTCACTACTTGTTTCGCTATTCCTTCTATCACCAGTTTGTTATTTATTCTCAAGAAAACAAAAAATGTGAAATATGCAGGATACCTGTTTGTGTTCATGCAAATAGTAATGCACATTGCAAACGGATATATAAATAAATATGAACCAAGAATAGATGGCATACTCTGGTCTATCACTTCTATAATTCTTGTGTTTTTTGTTCTTGGAAAAAAGTGGGGATTGGGAATTACAATTTTTATTATTCTTCAATATTCCCTTGGAGCGATAAACGCCAGTACCGGATATAAAATTTTTAACTACACAATTCCACCGGAGCAGTTTTTGAAGGAAAGTTATTTTGCGACTCTTATTCCTTTCGCCCTCATCGTTTACGGATTAACACAGATATTAAATACAAGAACAGGCGCAGAAAAACAAATTCAAGAACAAAAAAATAAATTGGAGGCAAGCCACAAAGAACTTCAATTAAAAAATAAAGATATTACTGATTCAATTAACTATGCAAAAAAAATTCAACATGCTGTTTTACCAAATGAAGAAACAATTTACCGAAGCATCCCTCTTTCGTTTATTTTATATAAGCCGCGTGATATTGTAAGCGGAGATTTCTTTTGGTTTTATGAAATTAACCGAGATAATTATATTATTGTATGTGCCGATTGCACAGGCCACGGAGTGCCGGGCGCGATGATGACAGTTATTGGAAGCAGTTTGCTCAATCAGACAATCGTTGATAATAAAATAACACAGCCATCGCAAATTCTTTTGGTGCTCGATAATTTCATCAACATTACTTTGAAACAGCAGAAAGAACACGAGCATTCTGTTCAGGACGGAATGGATTTATCTTTGCTGAAAGTGGATAAGGCAAAAAAGGAATTCACTTTTACTTCTGCCAAACGTCCGGCTGTTTTCATTCGCAACAAAGAAATGACTGAACTAAAAGGAAGCAAACATACACTCGGTGGAATGATAACGGGGTGCAAAGTATTTAACGAAGTGAAAATGGATTACCGCGAAGATGACATCATTTATTTTTATACCGATGGTTTCACCGACCAGTTTGGCGGACCCAAAGGGAAAAAGTTTTCTTCGAAGCAACTAAAAGAAACTTTTCTGAACATTCACAAACAACAAATGACAGAGCAGAAAAATAAACTTTCTTCTATTTTAGAAAACTGGAAAGGAAACCTGGAACAGGTGGATGATATTCAGGTAATAGGAATCAGGTTTTAA
- a CDS encoding hotdog fold thioesterase, giving the protein MSKDLANRIVDKMYDNDWFSQWLGIERVLIDQGHCILKMKIRKEMLNGFSSTHGGITFSFADSALAFASNAHGRLSVALDCSISFPVAVKEGDVLTCEAKQLSLTAKTGTYLIDVKNQKNESVAFFKGTVYRTSKEWFPENK; this is encoded by the coding sequence ATGAGTAAAGATTTAGCAAATAGAATTGTAGATAAAATGTACGACAACGACTGGTTCAGCCAGTGGTTGGGTATTGAGCGTGTATTAATTGATCAAGGTCATTGCATTTTGAAAATGAAAATCAGAAAAGAAATGCTGAACGGTTTTAGCAGTACGCACGGTGGAATTACTTTTTCATTTGCTGACAGCGCTCTTGCATTTGCTTCCAACGCACATGGACGGTTAAGCGTTGCGCTGGATTGTTCTATTTCTTTTCCAGTCGCGGTGAAAGAAGGTGATGTGCTCACCTGCGAAGCGAAACAACTTTCTCTCACTGCTAAAACCGGAACCTATTTGATTGACGTTAAAAATCAGAAGAACGAAAGTGTGGCATTCTTCAAAGGAACAGTTTATCGCACAAGCAAAGAATGGTTTCCTGAAAATAAATAA
- a CDS encoding T9SS type A sorting domain-containing protein, which translates to MKKFFLFIILLFSLHCFSQTYSFTYQSILRSYIVHLPTGYTSSIKYPMIINMHGYTSNASQQEVYSQMDAVADTGKFIVVYPDGVNKAWNAGFGTNPSVDDVGFLSMMIDTMKKNFSVDSTKVYSCGLSNGGFMSFRLACELENKIAAIAPVSGLMSDSTRIFCQSICPIPLMYFHGTADGIVNYNGMSPGYVSVDSTIKIWVGKDACPQTPFVTNVPDINPADNCTVTKYVYSPGQNNSEVVFFKITNGGHTWPGGVPVPSLGNTNEDINASGEIWNFFRKHSLQCGANGVEENYFSEEIIVYPNPSSDFFSLRITNPSELRITEVRLFDIYGKEILIEPIRNSNSFIIRSSKGIYLLKVKTENGISIHKIVKE; encoded by the coding sequence ATGAAAAAGTTTTTTCTTTTTATCATTTTACTGTTTTCGCTGCACTGTTTTAGCCAAACTTACAGCTTTACCTATCAAAGTATTCTTCGCAGTTATATTGTTCATCTTCCAACCGGATATACTTCGAGCATAAAATACCCGATGATAATTAATATGCACGGCTATACTTCCAATGCTTCGCAGCAGGAAGTATATTCGCAAATGGACGCAGTAGCGGATACAGGAAAATTTATTGTGGTTTACCCCGATGGAGTGAACAAGGCGTGGAACGCAGGATTCGGAACAAATCCGTCTGTGGATGATGTCGGGTTTCTTTCCATGATGATTGACACGATGAAGAAAAATTTCAGCGTTGACTCCACAAAAGTTTATTCCTGCGGACTTTCGAATGGAGGATTCATGAGTTTTCGACTTGCATGCGAACTGGAAAATAAAATTGCAGCCATCGCTCCGGTTTCCGGATTGATGTCTGATAGTACAAGAATATTTTGCCAGAGCATTTGTCCCATTCCCCTGATGTATTTTCATGGCACAGCTGATGGTATTGTTAATTACAATGGCATGTCTCCCGGATATGTTTCTGTGGATTCAACAATAAAAATATGGGTGGGAAAAGATGCTTGTCCGCAAACTCCCTTTGTTACAAATGTTCCTGACATAAATCCTGCGGATAACTGCACCGTTACAAAATATGTTTACAGCCCCGGGCAAAATAATTCTGAAGTTGTATTTTTCAAGATTACGAATGGCGGGCACACCTGGCCGGGCGGAGTTCCAGTTCCGAGTTTAGGAAATACAAATGAAGACATCAATGCAAGCGGAGAAATCTGGAATTTTTTTCGAAAGCATAGTTTGCAATGCGGAGCGAATGGAGTGGAGGAGAATTATTTTTCGGAAGAGATAATTGTATATCCTAATCCATCATCGGATTTTTTTTCTCTGCGAATTACAAATCCTTCCGAATTACGAATTACGGAGGTAAGGTTGTTTGATATTTATGGAAAAGAAATATTAATTGAACCTATTCGTAATTCGAACTCATTCATAATTCGTAGTAGTAAAGGAATTTATTTACTGAAAGTAAAAACTGAAAATGGAATTTCAATTCATAAAATAGTAAAGGAGTAA